ttattttcataGTTCCCAATTAGCAAATCAACCCTCGACATATACAATCTGACTCTCATATCGTAAATTTGGCTTTTTCATTGTGTGGGAATTTTACAGCCCCGGCTCCTGTGCAACCTCCCAGGGATGACTGGATTTACAATGGAACCTGACCCCTGcctgttatttttcattaatgattTAAGTGAGGCCTGGACAAGATCAGCCCTGCAAGTCTGCACTAAGCAACGGCTTGGGTTGATGATGAGATAATTTTGAAGGTCAAACTCATTTGGGAAGAGATTGAGaaggaatttcctcatggaaaggggCTTTGGAAGGGGCTGACCAGGggggtttggagtccccatccctggaggtgtccgAGGAACAACTGGACATTGGTCCGGGTGACCAGGTGGTGATGGCTCAAATGTTGGACTTGATGgccttggagggcttttccaaccaaGATTCCAAGTTTGGGATCCACCTTGGAGCACAAAGGCTTGGTGACTTTGGGCTGCGCCCTTGCAATGGCACTGGTGACATCCTGGTGACAACGCTGAGGTCAGCATCCCCAAAATGAGTTTTGATTAGAATTACTCAGAGGTTTCAGGGCTTAGAGGACCTTGCATGTCACTTCAATGCCttgaaatgtgttttgctgTCTCATCCCCTCCATCTGTGGGTGCACGAAGGGTTGCAAAGAGCCCTGACCCCCATCCAAAGTCGGATGATTCCATTTGGGAGGGATTTCACCCAAATCTGAGGATTACACCCCAATTGTGTGAGTGACATGAGGGGAGCCACCTTCCTGCGAgtcactgaaggaaaaaaacacagagatCAGCTCCTGTTTCTTTTGGAACCAGAATGATGCCGAAAGGATTTTCCTCCATGAAGTCTGAGACAAAAGGAGACTTTTGGGTGTTGGGTTTGTGTCActcaaagcagggctggaaatgaTCAGCTGGAATGAAAACAATGGCGAGGCTTAAGAGGATCTTTTTCTTTGTAAGTGATAAGAATTTAGCAAATGATGGGTGACATCACATCTTCCCCATTgtctgaaaatggaataaaagggGAGAGACCTGAGACATCTTCCATTCTCGCAGCTCCACTCACTTACTCCCTCCAAGACAACAAGGTAAGCCTGACTTCATTGCACTCCTCTATACtttgaattttctcctttttatcttGCAAAATTACAGAAGTTTTAGAAAGGTTGAGGGAGAGAAGAGTGGGATTTAGAAAAGttgggggaaagggaagaacaGAGCAAGGAAGATTTTCCTTGGGGACTTTCTGAAGGCAGATCTTCCTGTAGATCTACTTGAAAAGGGAATTAATGCCATTATTTTCCTTGGGGACTTTCTGAAGGCAAATCTTCCTGTAGATCTACTTGAAAAGGGAATTATTCTGGGCAAGGAATTGTTTAAGGATCAACAgttcagctgcagagaaaaggggaagatttttttatttcttttgagagattcagaagaaaaagagatgcGGTGGTAGGAAAGGAAGAACTGAGAAGCCTCAAACAggtcaggaaggaaggaaatagcaggaaaaatgggaatctGTGAGGGAAAGCTgatctgggagcagctggagaaggacaaaGAACAGCTGGTTCATACTGAGAACCCATGGCCTGACCGTGCTGCTTCCTTGACCTCACATTCCCTCTCCCAGCTTCCCAGCttgatcccaaatcccaagaCATGATGTCCAACGTCAGCTCCGAGTGCCAGCCCGGCTGCGAGGtggcctgctcccagccctgtgcctacagcaggagcctggagccctGCGTCGCCTCCTGCGGAGATTCCAAAGCCGTGGTGTTCCCTCCTCCCGTGGTCCTCACCTTCCCGGGCCCCACCATCAGCACCTGCTCCCAGGAGAGCGTGGTGGGATCCTCCCAACCCATGATTTTGGGTTCTCCCATGGCAAGCATCTCCGATGAGCCCTATGGGGTGGGGAGCTCCTTGGGGCtgggggcgcggcgggggcaGGACCCTCCTTCGGATCCGGCGGCTCCTTCGGCTACGGGGGCTCTTCGGGGATGGGGGGTCCCGTTGGGTATGGGGGTTCCTTTGGTTATGGAATGCAGAATTCCCGTGGGGCCTGTGGCTACGGGGGCATGCTGGGGCAAGGGGTTCCTTTGGGTCTGGGGGTGCCTGTGGCTACGGAGGCTCCCTGGGAATGGGGGGCTCCTGGTACAGCCGGAGGTCCCGCAGCAGCCGCGGCGGatcctgcctggggagctggggctcaTCCTAAGGCCGAACAACCCAGAGGATGAAAATCCAGGATCCAGATCCACGGCCAAGCCTGGAACTTTGGGGCTGATCCCTGAAAACCAGGCCCacacctcctcctgctgtgcctcatCTTCAATCAAACGCTGCTCCGCAGAACGACGTCTCTCCTGGAACTCTTCAATTTATCTTGTCCTGTGTCCTTTTTGGTGGGGTGGGAATGCTTCAGGATTCCATGTGAGGCTTCCTGTAAAGGCCACAGCTTCACCTTGTGGAGTGCCTTTTGTCACCCACGGGAatggcctggctgccctggcaccccccCATGAATTGCTCTGTTTTGttccatttcatttccttcaccctaataaaaatctttccaaatTGCACTGGCAGcttcctggttttcctttccgCAGAATCCCAGGATCATTTAGGCTGGGAAAGATCTccaaggtcatcaagtccaacctttgatcCTCACAAAATGAGGTCACCCCTAAGCATCCCAATCCCCCATTACCCTGGCTGTAAGGTTAAACTGGTTTTAACTGGGAGCTTTATcactccatccctggaggttttTCCAACTTTTGGAAATTATTCTGTGTTATTTATTGGATAATGTGGAATAGATCAGAAAGTGAAAATAGTTTATTGAGGATTTTCAGACTAATTATATTTGAATTAAAGCAGAGCTAATTCCCCTCTGATGAGAGTTAATTACTGCGCAAGGATTCCCTTCTTTCAGACCAGCTTGTAACTGAAACTGTGGTGAAGTAAAAGCCAGAACCCGGGGCTGTGATGCAACAGGGCTTTAATACAAACAAAAAGTGGGATGAGGCAGTGCAGAGACAAAGAACGGAACCTCCACGTCAGCATTCCCATGTCAGCATTCCCATTTCAGCATTCCCATTTCAACATTCCCATTTCAGCATTCCCATTTCAGCCTGGACTCCAGTCATTCCAAGACATTCTTTTTCCAGCAGGACACTTTCACAGCCCAGTCCCATGACAGGTTTGACTCTTTGGGTTCAGGGAGTACAAAACACAACAGGAGCAAGGGACAAAGGGAGGGAACATCGGGATCCTAAGCCTTGGATAAAGCACAACAAGATCCAAACAACTCCAGCTCCGGCTGgaccagctggagcagagactGCTTGGAATTCCTAGCTCTCAACTACTACCCTGCTACCCTATTTTTCCTTTGGACATTCCTCAGCtttaaagggttaaaaaggCCCATAGTTCCCGTAGCGATACCTGTAGTACCCTCGGGAAAAATAGGGATTATAATTCCTACCGTAGCCTGAGAAATAGGAGCCGCGGTAGAGGCTCCCCAGCCGTGACATCCCCCCCCCGCAGGAGGAGCCCCCTCCCATTCCCCCCCCGCAGGAGGAGCCCCCTCCCATTCCCCCCCCACAGGAGGAGCCCATTCCTCCCCCTCCGGATCCCATTCCTCCCCCTCCAGAGCCCCATCCCGATCCCATCCCACCTCCTCCAGACCCCATCCCTCCTCCAGACCCCATCCCTCCTCCAGACCCCATCCCACCACCTCCAGACCCCATCCCACCTCCTCCAGACCCCATCCCTCCTCCagaccccatcccaccccctccGGACCCCATTCCCCCGCCGATTTCAGGGATGGACGACCCAACGATGCTCTCggtggggcaggagctgatgaTGGGCCCCGGGAATGTCACGACCACTGGCGGGGCGTAGACGATGGCTCGGGAGTCCCCGCAGGCGGCGACGCAAGGCTCGCTGCAGGCGTCGACGTAGGGCTGGGCGCACGTCACCTCGCAGGGCGAAGCACAGCGGGCGCTGAGCAGTTGGCCATAGGAGGACATCGTTCCCGATCCAACCTGGAAGGATGAGAAGGTCCCAACCCAATGAaggcacagcctgggaagggTGGATTGGAAGGATGGGGAAGAGTTCCTCAGTTCTGGAGTTATTTGTGGGTTTAATTCTTTAAGCGCTGCCTTTTAGAGGTAAAAAAATGTCCCCAGGCTTCTCGGTGGGAGAGGGAATCCGGGGTGAGGGTGAGGAAACATGTTTTGTCCCCAAATTCTGAGGGATGAGGCTGAGATATCCGTCAGGAAATGGGAGGGGTGTGGGGGATTATTCCCTTTGGAATTTGCTGTAAAGGCAGCTGGGAATGAGGATTTCCTGATGGATGGACAGGTGCAAATGTGTGGGATTAAATCATCTGAATAAATGAGTTTGtggttaaaaaaattttaaattatcatttaaaaaaaaacaaagtcatCATTTCTAAGGCACAATCCGCTTTTCCATAAACTGCACCAATCAAGGGAGAGGAATTGTGGGGAAATGCTTCGGATTCTGTTCCCACTCCTCTCTAGTGCTCCATGGAATCACGGAATGGACCTTGAAGATCCAGTTCCAATCCCTggcaagggcagggacacttcccatggaccccaaaccctgtccagcctggccttgggcagttccagggatggggctgccaCGGCttttctgggaattccattccagggcTTCCCCAcgctcacagggaaggatttatccccaaaatcccatccaaacctcctgcccagcagtgggaacccattcccccttttccttgcACTCCATCCCTTGGAAAAAGTCTCTCCCACGTTCCTTTCGGCtccttcaggtcctggaaggccacaattgGGTCACCCCAAAACttctctatattttttttcctgtctccatTCC
This portion of the Serinus canaria isolate serCan28SL12 chromosome 25, serCan2020, whole genome shotgun sequence genome encodes:
- the LOC108963473 gene encoding acanthoscurrin-2-like isoform X1, whose protein sequence is MSSYGQLLSARCASPCEVTCAQPYVDACSEPCVAACGDSRAIVYAPPVVVTFPGPIISSCPTESIVGSSIPEIGGGMGSGGGGMGSGGGMGSGGGGMGSGGGGMGSGWGSGGGGMGSGGGGMGSSCGGGMGGGSSCGGGMGGGSSCGGGMSRLGSLYRGSYFSGYGRNYNPYFSRGYYRYRYGNYGPF
- the LOC108963473 gene encoding claw keratin-like isoform X2, with protein sequence MSSYGQLLSARCASPCEVTCAQPYVDACSEPCVAACGDSRAIVYAPPVVVTFPGPIISSCPTESIVGSSIPEIGGGMGSGGGGMGSGGGGMGSGWGSGGGGMGSGGGGMGSSCGGGMGGGSSCGGGMGGGSSCGGGMSRLGSLYRGSYFSGYGRNYNPYFSRGYYRYRYGNYGPF